A stretch of the Agromyces larvae genome encodes the following:
- a CDS encoding nucleotide pyrophosphohydrolase, with product MFDEAVRTALRKFVAERAWERFHTPENLAKSVSIEAAELLECFQWDDSADDARIAEELADVLTYCLLLADKLGVDPDKIVIDKLEVTRTKYPIHRAHGRSTKYDQL from the coding sequence GTGTTCGACGAAGCCGTACGCACCGCTCTCCGAAAGTTCGTCGCAGAGCGGGCCTGGGAGCGTTTCCACACCCCCGAGAACCTCGCGAAGAGCGTGAGCATCGAGGCTGCCGAACTCCTCGAGTGTTTCCAGTGGGACGACTCGGCAGACGATGCGCGCATCGCAGAGGAACTCGCTGACGTCCTCACGTACTGCCTGCTGCTCGCCGACAAGCTCGGCGTTGATCCCGACAAGATTGTCATCGACAAGCTCGAAGTGACACGCACCAAGTACCCCATCCACCGCGCGCATGGCCGGAGCACGAAGTATGACCAGCTTTAG
- a CDS encoding epimerase — protein MPASSPAVPDEHAQRSRAVIAGWNGFIGHRLADRFQEDGYEVLRVGRAGPDASWSDASSLARAVDGADVVVNLAGKSVNCRYTDRNRDELLRSRLATTAALRTAIAEASVPPRVWLNASTATIYRHAEDRPQTESSGELGTGFSVDIARAWEAECFAGDLPGTRRVALRMAIVLGGPATSLIERLARLGLGGPQIDGPWFRSRRYRGIGPDATPAPPTWHRSRGDQRFSWIHIDDAIGAIRFLAADDTIDGAVNLAAPSPSTNRELMAMFRRAVGAPVGLPAYRWMLEPAMWALRTEPELVLKSRWVLPERLTAAGFAFGWPDLEPAVRDITGAREKTTR, from the coding sequence ATGCCCGCCTCCTCCCCCGCCGTACCCGACGAGCACGCGCAACGCTCTCGCGCCGTGATCGCCGGCTGGAACGGCTTCATCGGTCATCGGCTCGCCGACCGCTTCCAGGAGGACGGCTACGAGGTCCTCCGCGTCGGCCGCGCGGGCCCTGATGCATCCTGGTCGGATGCCTCGTCGCTGGCGCGGGCCGTCGACGGCGCCGACGTCGTGGTGAACCTCGCGGGCAAGAGCGTCAACTGCCGCTACACCGACCGCAACCGCGATGAGCTGCTGCGATCGCGGCTCGCCACCACGGCGGCGCTGCGCACGGCGATCGCCGAGGCATCCGTACCGCCCCGTGTCTGGCTGAACGCGAGCACCGCGACCATCTACCGGCACGCCGAAGACCGCCCGCAGACCGAGTCGAGCGGCGAACTCGGCACCGGGTTCTCGGTCGACATCGCCCGCGCGTGGGAGGCCGAGTGCTTCGCCGGCGACCTGCCCGGCACGCGACGCGTGGCGCTGCGGATGGCGATCGTGCTCGGCGGGCCGGCCACCTCGCTCATCGAACGGCTCGCTCGGCTCGGCCTCGGCGGCCCGCAGATCGACGGGCCGTGGTTCCGGTCGCGCCGCTATCGCGGCATCGGGCCGGATGCCACGCCGGCGCCGCCGACCTGGCATCGCAGCCGTGGCGACCAGCGCTTCAGCTGGATCCACATCGACGACGCGATCGGGGCGATCCGGTTCCTCGCCGCTGACGACACCATCGACGGCGCGGTGAACCTCGCGGCCCCGAGCCCGAGCACGAATCGCGAGCTCATGGCGATGTTCCGACGCGCGGTCGGCGCACCCGTCGGCCTGCCCGCCTACCGGTGGATGCTCGAACCCGCCATGTGGGCACTGCGCACCGAGCCCGAACTGGTGCTGAAGAGCCGGTGGGTGCTGCCAGAGCGGCTGACCGCGGCCGGCTTCGCGTTCGGCTGGCCCGACCTCGAGCCGGCGGTGCGCGACATCACCGGGGCGCGCGAGAAGACGACCCGGTAG